Within the Gammaproteobacteria bacterium genome, the region GGGATCGCGCCGACATAGTCGAGATTGACGTCGAGAAAGCGGTCGGCCACCTTGGCGAGCTTTCTGTACAGCTCGCTCCCCTCCTGCGCGCTTTGCACCATGTTGGCCAGCACGCGGAACCGGTCCACACCGTGCTCGCGGTGCAGGATCTTGATCATGGCGTAGGCGTCGGTGATCGATGCGGGCTCGTCGCATACCACCACCAGAACCTCGTGCGCCGCGCGGGCGAAGGTCACCACGCTGTCGGAGATGCCCGCCGCGGTGTCGACCAGCAGGATCTCCGGATTGAAGCTGAGGGCGCTGAAGGCGCGGATCAGGCCGGCATGTTCCGCCTGGCTGAGTTCCGCCATGCGTTTCACACCCGAGGACGCGGGGATGATGCGCAGGCCGTGCGGCCCCTCCATGAGCACGTCGTCGAGCGAACAGTCGCCCTTGACGACATGCGACAGATTCACGCTCGGCTGCAGGCCGAGCAGAACATCGACGTTGGCGAGGCCGAGGTCGGCGTCCATCAGCAGCACCCGCTCACCACTCATGGCGAGCGTCACGCCGAGATTGACCGAGACGTTGGTCTTGCCGACGCCGCCCTTTCCGCCCGTCACCGCGATGACGCGCACGGGCGTCTGGCGGGAGAATTCACGCAGACCGGCCACCTGGGACA harbors:
- a CDS encoding MinD/ParA family protein produces the protein MSDKGLSQVAGLREFSRQTPVRVIAVTGGKGGVGKTNVSVNLGVTLAMSGERVLLMDADLGLANVDVLLGLQPSVNLSHVVKGDCSLDDVLMEGPHGLRIIPASSGVKRMAELSQAEHAGLIRAFSALSFNPEILLVDTAAGISDSVVTFARAAHEVLVVVCDEPASITDAYAMIKILHREHGVDRFRVLANMVQSAQEGSELYRKLAKVADRFLDVNLDYVGAIPYDEFLRKAVQKQRALVDAYPRSKAALSFGKIAQKVAQWPTPRAASGCIEFFVERLFVNNNGGRTTVGIS